TCGTGACGCAAATGAATAATATCCGTACATATGAAGCACCTTTCTTAATTGCGAAGTTCGTTCCGACCAATGCTCCTGCGACCATTGCCAGACCCATCGGAATTCCATAGGCAAAATTGACGGTCCCCATGGATAAGAAAATGATAAGTGCGGCAATATTGCTTCCGAAATTCAATATTCTTGCATTTCCGGCAGCCTGGACAAAATCAAACCCGATGATCAAAAATGAAAATAATAAAAAGGACCCTGTGCCTGGTCCAAGAAAACCATCATAAAAACCAATCGCAAATATTATGAGTATCAAAAGAATCATTTTCTTCCTTTTCAGCCCTTTATACTTTGCATCTTTACCCCAATCCTTTTTTACCAACGTATAAATCGCGACAATGACCAGCAAAATCAAAATGAGGGGCTTCAGTATCTCTGCGGAAACGAAATGTACAACGTATGCTCCTAACGCCGCTCCAATCACAGTAATCGGAAACAGCTTGATGACGAATTTGAAATCCACTTTTCCAGCCCGAATGAATGAAATCGTACTCGTTAAAGATCCCATTGTACCCGCCAGCTTGTTAGTGGCAAGTGCCGCTGAAGGCGAAATCCCCGTGAACAATAATGCCGGAATGGAAATCAATCCGCCCCCGCCCACAACGGAATCGATGAATGCGGCAATAAAACCGGCAAGTACTAAAAATAGCAAAGTATAAAGATTGATATCCTCCATGTATTCCCCTTCTTTCAAAAGCACTATCTATAATGCCTTACTCATTTTCCATCCAGATAATCGAATAACCTTTCCTCTGAAATGACCGTGAATCCATGCCGCCTAAGCAAAGCCGCGGTCACTCCATTCCCGACCTTCTTCTCCCCCTTGAATTCCCCATTATAAATCGTGGTACTTCCACAGGATGGACTATTTTCTTTTAAAACGACTAACGTCGCCCCTAACTCCTGGGCTTTCAATAACGTAAGATTCGCTCCCTTTATGTACAATTCCGTTACATCCCTGCCCGACTTTTCGATGATCTTCGCTTTTCCATCAAGGACATCCCCACCTTCACCGCCAACTATCTCCGCAGGATCCCTCGGTGTCGAAAAACCGCCAAGCAACTCAGGACAAACCGCTATAGCCTTTTTCTCCTTCACCAATTCCATAATTCTTTCATCCAAGCTGTGTGTACCATTGTATCTAACCTCAAGACCCGCTAAACAAGAACTCACCAAAATCATCAAATCACCCAACCTTATGCGCTTTACACCATTTTACCATTTTACCATTTTTTAAATGACAATCATTTCGAAGATTGAATCCACCAGGGATAAGATGTCGGTTGAAATATTGGCGTGTAAGCCGAATGATGTGCGTTTACGGTCCATTTCTTTGGTGCACAGGTCGAATTATGCAACAAATCAAAAAAAGCGCTTGCTGCGAGACGATTCCCGGCAAGCGCTTGTCTATTTAGTTAGTAGAGTTCAGTGATAGTAGTTGGTACGTAATGATGGTCTTTTCACTTGTCCATTCAATTTTTTGAATAACGGCTGTTCCGCTTGAGTCAGATTGAATCGTCTTGCGGACATCGATTGGAATATCGATAGGGTATAACCTGTAACCATCTTTCGACAGCCGAAAAATGTTTTCTTCTTCACGGGTTTCGTTACCTTTAGTAACGATCATGGTATTTAGCTCCATAGGCATGCCCATGTGTATCTCCTCCTCTTGCCAATATATATTTCATTCTATCATTTTTCGGTTTTACTTTTCATCCAAGATGTTAAATCTTCGACTACTTTTCTGTTCACGGCGGGTGGGAAGTAATGCGTGAATTGAGGGAAATACCAGCTTTCGACCTCTTTGTCGTGCATTTTCAACCTTTTTTCCAACCGGTACGCGTGTTCAATGGCGACATTGTCATCTTTTTCACCATGAATGATAAGAACGGGTACATTCAAATCTTCAATTGCAAACAATGGCGTACGGTATTCATATTGATCGGGGCATTTTTTAGGTGTTCCGCCGATGACCCGCTTCATCATCCGACGCATATCGACACGCTCGACATATGTTAAAAACATATCCGATACACCACCCCAGGTGACGATCGACGCTGCATTCCTGCAGTATATCCCAGTCCAAAGCGCCATGATGCCGCCACGGGAAAATCCGAGGATATGAATGTGATCCTTGTTCACCCGGGGGTGCTGTTCAAGAAGATTGAATCCTGCTATCGCATCGAATCTATCTTCGCCTCCAAAATCCTCATCTCCCTCCCCGCCTTGATTCCCACGGTAGAAAGGGGCAAAAACGATGAAGCCTTCAACAGCATACTGCACGATCCTTGCAGGCCTCACCTTGCCGACATTTTTTATCCCGCCGCGTAAATATAAGAAAGCGTCATGTATTTCACCATCAACCGGTTCAGCTAGCAGCCCCTTTACTTTCAGGCCTTGTGATATGTATGTGACTGAATAAAGATGGATTCGTGGATGCGGTGATGGAAACCGCCGTTTTGAAATAATCGTTCCGTTCTCCAATTTCCACTCTCCTTTCTCTTTATTCTTATTGTAAAACATCCGCTTGTTTTTATCCCCTGAGAGGCATTCACATTTTTTTCATCCGTTCATACGATAAGGTAGGCAAAATACCTATATATCAAGGAGGAAGGAATTTTGAAAAAATGGTGTAAAGCAGGTGTCGTATTTTTACTTCTGTGCATGCTGGTGATCCCGCTTGGAGCATGTGGCAACAAGGAACAGGAAACAACGAAAGTCAGGGTTGCCGAAGTAACCCGCTCCCTTTTCTATACACCGCAATATGTAGCGATTGAAAAAGGATTTTTTAAAGATGAGGGTCTCAGCATTGATTTGAAAACGACGGCAGGCGGCGACAAGACGATGACCACGCTTCTGTCCGATGGGGCTGATATTGCTCTCGTTGGCTCTGAAACATCGATTTACGTTCGGGCACAAGGTTCGAACGACCCGGTCATCAATTTCGCTCAATTAACACAAACGGATGGGACGTTTCTTGTTTCACGTGAAAAAATTGACAACTTCAATTGGGATATGCTGAAAAACTCTACATTCCTAGGCCAGCGAAAAGGCGGGATGCCCCAAATGGCCGGCGAGTTCGTCTTGAAAAAACATAACATAGACCCGAAAAAAGATTTGAACCTCATACAGAATATTGATTTTGCGAATGTCGCAACTGCGTTCGCTTCCGGAACCGGCGATTTTGTTCAACTGTTCGAACCAACGGCCAGTGTGTTTGAAAAAGAAGGAAAAGGCTATATCGTCGCTTCTTTCGGCTCCGAATCCGGGCATCTTCCCTATACGGTTTATATGGCTAAGGAAAGTTATTTGAAAGAAGACAAAGAGACGGTCAAGAAATTCACAAAAGCATTGAAGAAAGCACAGGATTGGGTTCAGGAAAATGACGCTGCCGAAATCGCCAAAGTCATTCAGCCGTATTTTGAAGATACCAATCTCGAGACGATGGAAACAGTTATCAACCGCTACAAAGAACAAGGTTCATTTGCCACAGATCCCATTCTTGATGAAGAAGAATGGATCAATCTGCAAAACGTCATGGATGAAGCAGGCGAGCTGCCTTCACGTATAAGCCATGATGAGCTGGTCAATACCGATTTTGCTGAAGAAGTCACAAAATAGCATAACTTAAGGTAAGGAGGATGTCCGATGAGCTTTTTAAAGATCCAAGACATTCACCATACTTATTTTTCAAATCAGACGGCAGCGACCGCACTGGCGGACATTTCCCTCGACATTGAAAAAGGTGAATTCGTCTCTTTTCTAGGTCCGAGCGGCTGCGGAAAGACTACCCTGCTTTCCATCATCGCTGGACTATTTTCGCCTACTTCGGGAAAGATCCTGCTCGAAAACAAACCGCTGAAGGCCAACAGTGACCTTTCAATCGGCTATATGCTGCAGCAGGATTATCTATTTCCATGGAAGACGATAGAAGAAAATGTTTTATTAGGATTGAAACTGATTAAAAAGGATGAAGGTCTTGAGAGAATAAAGACGCTGAAACTATTAAGTGACGTTGGATTGGGAGGCACCGGAAAATCATATCCACGCGAACTCTCAGGCGGAATGAGGCAAAGGGCCGCACTGGCACGGACACTGGCGGTCGACCCAAAAATCCTTTTGCTTGATGAACCCTTCTCGGCCCTTGATTACCAAACGAAGTTGAAGCTGGAAGACCTTGTTTTTGAAACCCTGAAATCCTTCGGAAAGACAGCCGTGCTCGTCACCCATGATATCGGTGAAGCCATCGCAATGAGTGACCGCATTTACCTGTTTTCCGCGAACCCGGGAAGCGTGCACAAAACATTCGAGGTACCCGATGAACTGCGTGAACTGACGCCTTTCCATGCACGCAACCACCCACATTATCCAATGCTATTCCAAACGATCTGGAAGGAGCTTGAGAGCCTTGAATATTGAACAGCTTCATAACCAATATAAAACCAAATTAAAAAAGGAAAACAGGCTCATTCGCTTTTATCAGATCCTGATTTTCATCTTTTTTTTCAGCAGTTGGGAACTTTTTTCCCGGATGGAATGGATTGATCCGCTCATCTTCAGCTCCCCAACCAAAGTGTGGCACCTTTTCATTCAAAAATTGGGTGATGGAACACTTCTATCCCATTCCGGAGTGACGCTATTCGAGACCGTTCTCGGCTTTATCATAGGGACATTGCTTGGAACCGTCCTGGCATCCCTGCTTTGGTGGTCACCAAGATTATCCAAAACACTAGACCCCTATCTCGTCATTTTAAATGCCATGCCGAAAGTGGCACTCGGCCCCATCATCATCGTTGCATTCGGCCCTGGCTTTCCATCCATCATCTCGATGGGGGCGATCATCTCCATCATCATCACCACCATCGTCGTCTACACTGCATTTCGCGAAGTGGACCCGAATTACCTGAAGGTACTCCAAACTTTTGGCGCCACAAGAACACAAGCTTTTCGGGAAGCCATCTTACCCGCCTCTTTCCCAACGATCATCTCGACATTGAAAGTGAATGTCGGCCTCTCCTGGGTCGGCGTCATCGTGGGGGAATTCCTAGTTTCGGCCAAAGGACTCGGCTACCTCATCATTTATGGCTTTCAAGTCTTCAACTTCACCCTCGTAATGCTTGCCTTGATGATCATTGCCGTCTTTGCCACAATCATGTATCAACTAGTAGAACTTCTCGAGCGAAAATTAATCAAAGACTAACCAAACTGCCGATAACCCTCGGCAGTTTTTCATTCATGCTAGAATGAATTGAGTCTTTGGCGGTTTACTCGTGAATTGGACTTTTACTCGTGAGTTCCAGCGATTTATTCGTGAGTTTCGACCGTTTACTCGTGAAATTTGGCGGTTTACTCGTGAATTGGCGGTTTACTCGTGAGTTTCACCCATTTACTCGTGAGTTTCGACCGTTTACTCGTGAATTCAGGCTATTTACTCGTGAATTCAACAGATTCACTCGTTTCTCAGCAAAATGGCATCATCCAGTCTTGATAAGCTCAATGGTACAATCTCGTCTTTCATGATGAAGCTAAACTCCTCACCGAGTACATCCGGCAATGCTTCCAAAAAGATCGGGCCTTCCGTTTCCAGGTAATCCTGTTTTTTCTCTACTTCACTTAATGCAGCGTAGTATATTGATTTAACGAATGGCTTCACTGGATCATGTACTTTATATTGTCCCAAAAATCGCAGCTGGCCCACAAAGCCTCCTGTTTCTTCATACACTTCCCTTATGGCCGTTTCTTCAATCGATTCCCCTGCTTCCCGCTTTCCTCCGGGGAACTCCAATCCCCGCTCTTTGTGTTTGGTCAATACCCACCTGCCTTTATATCTGCTGAGCACTAAAACATGCCAAGACTCTCCAAAGACAGGATTCTCGGAGTATTCCACCTTATATCCGTTCTTATCAAGAAAACGCTTCATTTTTCCCCTTCTCTCCGTTTAAGAAATAATGCTATGTCCTTCTTTCATTATATGGGTAAAAGCTAGAATCTGCATCACATCAAAAAAACGATGGACCCTCAATATTCGAGGCCATCGTCAGTTGGTTTTGCCTGTAAAATCCCCATGCTTTCTATATGCCGTTTTCCTTCATCGGTACCTAGAGCATAAATCATCTCGTAAATTTTTTGGAGCGTGATATCCTGTTTATCATTTTCACGGTCAAAATGGTATTGAAGGTATGGGACATGTGAGCGGTAAAAATTTTCTTCGCCTATTGAATAATTATAATCAAATAATTCACGTAACTTGATGATTTCATTATCGGTCGCCTCGATTTCGAAATTCCATGGAGAGCTTTCCCTATCTTGTGTTATCTGCCCATTCGGAAGCCAAATGTAATATTTTTTCCTGTTTTCGGACACATTCATCCACCCTTTCCATATATCCTACGCTTATTTTTCACGTATTTCTCTACTTCATACAATGGAAAATTTTGTTTACAGAAGAACAAAGATGTTAAATAATAGATTAAAGTATCTTTCAAAGGGTAAAACATATAATAAGCCCAAGCATCCCTTAAGATTTTTATATGCACCCAGAGTTTTTTTTGATAACCTACATATAAAGAGATAACGGATTCTAATAAATGTGAGGTGAGAGTTTTGAAGTTAATTGAAGAATTATACAATATGTACCGCGATAAGATGACTGGTGATGAAGAAGATATTGATATGCTCACTTTTGCGGTCCTGGAACAGCTTGACCGTAAGGAAATTTTCGAATTGCTTCAAGAGATGGATGATCAAGAACTGACCAATTTAATGGGCCTTTACATTATTGAAACGTTAAAAGGGAAGTTCGCCCAAAATAGTTTGAACGATACGAAACCTACACATTTTCCGCCTAGGAATATTCATTAATACATACTTTGTCCGGTGTCCCTCTTTTGATGGATGCCTTTTTTATTGTTTTAACCTAAAAAAAAGCCCTGCCGAAGCAGGGCTTTTCCTAAATCTTAATGTCCTAAATACGCACGCAGCATCCAAGCATGTTTGTTTAGGCTTTTCTTCATGCCTGTCAGCATATCAGCCGTAACCGGATCTTCTTCTTCGGCAACTTCGATGATTTCCAGGAACTCTTCGGAAAGCTTCTCAAAATCACTGATGACGCTTTGAACCATATCTTCTGTATTTTCATTACCTGTCGCTTCTTCGATCGTCGTTAATTCCATATACTCTTTAAGCGTAGCGACCGGTTTTTCACCAATGGCCAATAACCTTTCAGCCAATTCATCATAGTTGGATGTCACTTCTTTATATAACTCCTCCAATTTTTGGTGAAGTTCAAAGAAGTGCGGTCCATTCACGAACCAGTGGTAATTATGAATTTTCGTATAAAGAACACTGAAGTTTGCAATTTCCTTATTTACTAAAGTTCCCAATTTTTTCTGAACCATGAATATCTACCTCCGTAATTTGGTTATACCTTTATAATTCCCTCTATTCGAAAATTGAAACATTATCTGATACGGTTCTTATGCTAAAATGAATCTAAATTGTGAACGTTAGGAGCTGTGAAGTATGATTACGGTTTTAGTCATCTCCATCATTGTGATTCTGATTGTATTGGCCTTATCGGTCCTAACAATCGGAAAAGGGTACAGCTACAAGCATACAGTGGATCCCATCGATCCTTTGCCTAAGGAAGAGGGGGAAAAAGGAGAACCCGAAAAATGAAAAAAGTTCCTGTCACAATAAGACAGGAACTTTTTTATTAACCGAAAACTTTATGAAGATCTTCTTTATCTTGTGCAAGCCAGAAATTCATTAATTTCTTGGCCCCTTCAAGATCATGCAATTTTGCTTGGCCGCATTGTTTTTCGTTTGCCGCTGGAATTTCAGTAATTGTAACAGCATCCTTGAATGTATCTTCAAGAACATCGATGATTTCCATCACTGTCGGCTCACCGCTGACAACAAGGTAATATCCTGTTTGACATCCCATTGGCGAAATATCGATAATATCAAAGTGATCGTAGCGCTCGGAATGTTTACGGATATTGAATGCAAGCAAGTGTTCCAGGGTATGGATCGTATCCGGCTTCATCGCTTGTTTATTCGGCTGGCAAAAACGGATATCAAATTTATTAACAACACCGTCTGTTCCTACCTTATGGACACCGCAATGTCTAACATATGGGGCTTTAACAGCATTATGATCTAATTCAAAGCTTTCAACTGAAGGCATTTAATTCACTCCTTAATTGTATGTCATCTCTATTTTACCTTGAATAACAATATATTTCATCCATTAAAATTAATTCTTATTATATCTATCGGATTACCCCAATGCTTATTCCTTTTTTACCCTTATTGGAAACCTAGAAAATATGCTATAATGAAGGGTAGTGAATATACTCGAAAAGAGATGAAAGCCTTGTGTTGAAAAAAATATTAATGGGAATCATCCGTTTTTACCAAGTTGCCATTTCTCCATTAAAACCGCCTACTTGCCGTTTTTACCCAACTTGTTCCCATTATGGTTTGGAAGCGATCAATCGTTTCGGACCTATAAAAGGAAGCTGGTTAGCACTCATCCGGATTCTTAAATGTCATCCGTTTCATCCAGGGGGCATTGACCTTGTTCCCGAGAAAAAAGAAAAAAGTGAGGGCCAATAGAAAAAAACCTTGCTTTCTATTGCAATTTTTTGTATCATACAGAAGTCAAATCGTAATCATTTCGTTTTTACCACATAACATTCAAATCGTAATCAATACGAATTATAAAGGAGCATTTCATATGAAAATCCGAGCATTGCTCTCACTTTTCCTTGTTACTGCGGTATTTCTGTCAGCCTGCGGCAACTCAAAGGAAGAATCGAGTAAAGATGAAACCAAGGATGCCTTAGATATATATACGACGGTTTACCCTTTACAGTACTTCACGGAGGCCATTGGTGGGGAGTACGTAAATGTCGAGACGGTTTATCCTCCCGGAACGGATGAACACTCATTCGAACCCTCTCAAAAAGATATTGTAAAAATGGCTGAGTCAGACCTATTTTTCTATATTGGCTATAATCTAGAAGGCTTTGTAACCAAGGCTGAACCAATTCTAAGCAAAGAAGGCGTCAGAACGATCGCGGTGGGTGAAACGGTTCATCTTGATGAAGATGAGCATGCACATGAAGAGGAACATTCACATGAAGAAGACGGTCATGATCATGGGGGCGTTAATCCGCATTTGTGGTTAGATCCCATCTATTCCATTGACATGGCTAAAACCATCAAGGACGAATTAACGAAAAAAATGCCGGAACAGGAAGAATATTTCAACAATCATTTCAAGGAGCTTTCCGAAAAGCTTGAGGCACTTGATAAAAATTTCGCGACGACGATCGAGTCGGGCCGCACCAATAAGATCATCGTTTCCCACTCTGCATATGGTTATTGGGAGGAGCGCTATGGATTGAAACAAATTGGCGTCACAGGACTAACGTCTTCAAACGAACCTTCTCAAAAGGAATTGGGAAAAATCGTGACCATGGCTGAAAAAGAAGACTTGAATTACGTCATCTATGAGCAGAATATCAGTTCTAAACTAACAGAGATCATCCAAAAGGAAATGGGAGCGAAATCACTTGAGCTCCATAACCTTTCCGTGTTGACGGATAAGGATATCGAAGCCGGTGAAGATTACTTCAGTTTGATGGAAAAGAATGTCAAGACACTTCAAACTGCATTGCAATAGAATAGAGCGGGCCCATTGGGTCCGCTCTTTTTTTGTCCCCTGCTATTTAATGCGTGTTTTCGTTATTCGTTTAAATGCTTATCACGGATCTTTTCCATCTTCATCATCAATTCTGTTCCGATCGTTGATTCGAATTCCGGATAGATGACGGTCATCTCATCCATCCATTCCTTCTTTTCTTCATCTGACAGTGTATAGATGTCGATATTCGATTTTTGATGGATTTCCTTAAGCTGTTCCTGATTCATTTCATTTGATTTGATCCATAGCCATTTCGTTGTATCATCCATCGCCCGTTGGATTTGCTGCTGAATGTCCAACGGGAGTTTGTTCCAAAACGGCTTATTTATCATGACGACATAGCCTAAATAGCCATGATCACTGATCGTTAAATATTTTTGCACCTCATATAATTTCTTTGAATAGATATTCGAAATCGTATTTTCCTGGCTGTCCGTTTCATTGATTTCAAGGCTTTTAAACGTTTCATTAAACTCCAGCACAGAAGTTGTCGCCCCAAAATGCTTGAATTGGCTTTCCAGGACTGCACTTGGCATGATTCTAAAATTCTTTCCGGCAAAATCCCTTGGATGCCGTATCGGTTTACTGCTTGTAATCTGTTTATAGTTATTCGACCAAAATGCGAGTCCCTCTATATCGATGGTATTCAGCTGCTTAAGCAGCTCTTCCCCCACTTCCCCATTCAATGCTTCCTGCAAAGCAGCGTCCGTCGGAAAGACGTAAGGAAGGTCCAATAGCATCCATTTCTTTGATATGCTCGTAATTTTAGATGTAGTTGGAGCAATCATCTGCACTTTGTTTTCTTGTAATGCCTTGATTTCTTCATGGTCACTATATAATGACTGATTAGGGTAAACTTCAATTTTGACACGATGATCTGTATATTCATCGACCAGTTGGGCAAACCTGTTCGCAGCTTGCCCTTTAGGTGTATTTTCGGCAACGACATGACTGAACTTAATCACGATTTGATCCCTCATCCCGACCTGCTCCTCATCCTTCGGCAAATTGAAACCGAAGCTTGTAAAGAAAGATTGAAACGATATATACACTGCTATCAACAGCCCCAGGCCAATTAATAATAAGTACCCCCATAATGCACGCATACCGACAACTCCTCACCGCTCACTTCACATTATTACTATTCTATCACAGCTTTTTACTGTCGTAATACAATGCGCGAAAAATGGCGAAAAGTGATAGAAATTCTGTTACTATAAAGTATAGAAGTAATGGAGGAAAAACAATGGATAAATCCTTTCATATGCCCATTCAAATTAAAATCACCCTGCTATCATTCGTAATTGTCGCTTTTTCGATACTAATAGGCGGGATTTTTATATTCGGAAACATCGTTTCAGTCAAGGAAGATGAAATCGGCAAACGATCCATGATCACTGCCCATACCATTGCCGAACTCCCAGAAGCACAAAAATTGGTCCG
This sequence is a window from Brevibacillus sp. JNUCC-41. Protein-coding genes within it:
- the yidD gene encoding membrane protein insertion efficiency factor YidD, which codes for MGIIRFYQVAISPLKPPTCRFYPTCSHYGLEAINRFGPIKGSWLALIRILKCHPFHPGGIDLVPEKKEKSEGQ
- a CDS encoding S-ribosylhomocysteine lyase, yielding MPSVESFELDHNAVKAPYVRHCGVHKVGTDGVVNKFDIRFCQPNKQAMKPDTIHTLEHLLAFNIRKHSERYDHFDIIDISPMGCQTGYYLVVSGEPTVMEIIDVLEDTFKDAVTITEIPAANEKQCGQAKLHDLEGAKKLMNFWLAQDKEDLHKVFG
- a CDS encoding DUF523 domain-containing protein, with product MILVSSCLAGLEVRYNGTHSLDERIMELVKEKKAIAVCPELLGGFSTPRDPAEIVGGEGGDVLDGKAKIIEKSGRDVTELYIKGANLTLLKAQELGATLVVLKENSPSCGSTTIYNGEFKGEKKVGNGVTAALLRRHGFTVISEERLFDYLDGK
- a CDS encoding hydrolase, giving the protein MNVSENRKKYYIWLPNGQITQDRESSPWNFEIEATDNEIIKLRELFDYNYSIGEENFYRSHVPYLQYHFDRENDKQDITLQKIYEMIYALGTDEGKRHIESMGILQAKPTDDGLEY
- a CDS encoding DUF6154 family protein codes for the protein MRVLKLIEELYNMYRDKMTGDEEDIDMLTFAVLEQLDRKEIFELLQEMDDQELTNLMGLYIIETLKGKFAQNSLNDTKPTHFPPRNIH
- the ytkD gene encoding RNA deprotection pyrophosphohydrolase, which gives rise to MKRFLDKNGYKVEYSENPVFGESWHVLVLSRYKGRWVLTKHKERGLEFPGGKREAGESIEETAIREVYEETGGFVGQLRFLGQYKVHDPVKPFVKSIYYAALSEVEKKQDYLETEGPIFLEALPDVLGEEFSFIMKDEIVPLSLSRLDDAILLRNE
- a CDS encoding sulfite exporter TauE/SafE family protein, translating into MEDINLYTLLFLVLAGFIAAFIDSVVGGGGLISIPALLFTGISPSAALATNKLAGTMGSLTSTISFIRAGKVDFKFVIKLFPITVIGAALGAYVVHFVSAEILKPLILILLVIVAIYTLVKKDWGKDAKYKGLKRKKMILLILIIFAIGFYDGFLGPGTGSFLLFSFLIIGFDFVQAAGNARILNFGSNIAALIIFLSMGTVNFAYGIPMGLAMVAGALVGTNFAIKKGASYVRILFICVTILLIGKNVLNYFHVFG
- a CDS encoding Dps family protein, whose product is MVQKKLGTLVNKEIANFSVLYTKIHNYHWFVNGPHFFELHQKLEELYKEVTSNYDELAERLLAIGEKPVATLKEYMELTTIEEATGNENTEDMVQSVISDFEKLSEEFLEIIEVAEEEDPVTADMLTGMKKSLNKHAWMLRAYLGH
- a CDS encoding ABC transporter ATP-binding protein codes for the protein MSFLKIQDIHHTYFSNQTAATALADISLDIEKGEFVSFLGPSGCGKTTLLSIIAGLFSPTSGKILLENKPLKANSDLSIGYMLQQDYLFPWKTIEENVLLGLKLIKKDEGLERIKTLKLLSDVGLGGTGKSYPRELSGGMRQRAALARTLAVDPKILLLDEPFSALDYQTKLKLEDLVFETLKSFGKTAVLVTHDIGEAIAMSDRIYLFSANPGSVHKTFEVPDELRELTPFHARNHPHYPMLFQTIWKELESLEY
- a CDS encoding ABC transporter substrate-binding protein, translated to MKKWCKAGVVFLLLCMLVIPLGACGNKEQETTKVRVAEVTRSLFYTPQYVAIEKGFFKDEGLSIDLKTTAGGDKTMTTLLSDGADIALVGSETSIYVRAQGSNDPVINFAQLTQTDGTFLVSREKIDNFNWDMLKNSTFLGQRKGGMPQMAGEFVLKKHNIDPKKDLNLIQNIDFANVATAFASGTGDFVQLFEPTASVFEKEGKGYIVASFGSESGHLPYTVYMAKESYLKEDKETVKKFTKALKKAQDWVQENDAAEIAKVIQPYFEDTNLETMETVINRYKEQGSFATDPILDEEEWINLQNVMDEAGELPSRISHDELVNTDFAEEVTK
- a CDS encoding DctP family TRAP transporter solute-binding subunit, with the translated sequence MRALWGYLLLIGLGLLIAVYISFQSFFTSFGFNLPKDEEQVGMRDQIVIKFSHVVAENTPKGQAANRFAQLVDEYTDHRVKIEVYPNQSLYSDHEEIKALQENKVQMIAPTTSKITSISKKWMLLDLPYVFPTDAALQEALNGEVGEELLKQLNTIDIEGLAFWSNNYKQITSSKPIRHPRDFAGKNFRIMPSAVLESQFKHFGATTSVLEFNETFKSLEINETDSQENTISNIYSKKLYEVQKYLTISDHGYLGYVVMINKPFWNKLPLDIQQQIQRAMDDTTKWLWIKSNEMNQEQLKEIHQKSNIDIYTLSDEEKKEWMDEMTVIYPEFESTIGTELMMKMEKIRDKHLNE
- the ytzI gene encoding YtzI protein; this translates as MITVLVISIIVILIVLALSVLTIGKGYSYKHTVDPIDPLPKEEGEKGEPEK
- a CDS encoding alpha/beta hydrolase family protein yields the protein MENGTIISKRRFPSPHPRIHLYSVTYISQGLKVKGLLAEPVDGEIHDAFLYLRGGIKNVGKVRPARIVQYAVEGFIVFAPFYRGNQGGEGDEDFGGEDRFDAIAGFNLLEQHPRVNKDHIHILGFSRGGIMALWTGIYCRNAASIVTWGGVSDMFLTYVERVDMRRMMKRVIGGTPKKCPDQYEYRTPLFAIEDLNVPVLIIHGEKDDNVAIEHAYRLEKRLKMHDKEVESWYFPQFTHYFPPAVNRKVVEDLTSWMKSKTEK
- a CDS encoding metal ABC transporter solute-binding protein, Zn/Mn family; protein product: MKIRALLSLFLVTAVFLSACGNSKEESSKDETKDALDIYTTVYPLQYFTEAIGGEYVNVETVYPPGTDEHSFEPSQKDIVKMAESDLFFYIGYNLEGFVTKAEPILSKEGVRTIAVGETVHLDEDEHAHEEEHSHEEDGHDHGGVNPHLWLDPIYSIDMAKTIKDELTKKMPEQEEYFNNHFKELSEKLEALDKNFATTIESGRTNKIIVSHSAYGYWEERYGLKQIGVTGLTSSNEPSQKELGKIVTMAEKEDLNYVIYEQNISSKLTEIIQKEMGAKSLELHNLSVLTDKDIEAGEDYFSLMEKNVKTLQTALQ
- a CDS encoding ABC transporter permease; the protein is MNIEQLHNQYKTKLKKENRLIRFYQILIFIFFFSSWELFSRMEWIDPLIFSSPTKVWHLFIQKLGDGTLLSHSGVTLFETVLGFIIGTLLGTVLASLLWWSPRLSKTLDPYLVILNAMPKVALGPIIIVAFGPGFPSIISMGAIISIIITTIVVYTAFREVDPNYLKVLQTFGATRTQAFREAILPASFPTIISTLKVNVGLSWVGVIVGEFLVSAKGLGYLIIYGFQVFNFTLVMLALMIIAVFATIMYQLVELLERKLIKD
- a CDS encoding DUF2584 domain-containing protein, which translates into the protein MGMPMELNTMIVTKGNETREEENIFRLSKDGYRLYPIDIPIDVRKTIQSDSSGTAVIQKIEWTSEKTIITYQLLSLNSTN